The Quercus robur chromosome 3, dhQueRobu3.1, whole genome shotgun sequence DNA segment TAGTTAAGGAGAAGAATTTCTATCAAGTGAGGATGGCTTGTCGTGCATTATACATAATTTGTCAAAATAAGCCCATTCATAACTagcaaagaatttttttttttttttttttttaatttatttttaaattctttctCATATACTTATTCTTAGGCTTGCAGAATCAGGGTCCCACTTTAATGAATTGTAACAGGTCCTGCTTGAGgttgttttacattttttaagcTATTGCCAGCTCAGTTGTAATGTAGCTATATGAGGAAGGAACAGAATCTCTGATTGTTACAAGGGaccccattcaaaaaaaaaatcactgaaagttttgagttttctgTAATAGgtctttttatttgttatatgaaaaCATTGCAAGATGAATAAGTAAGAAATATGGGGTACTCATATTTTGATTTGTTGACTCCTTTGTCTTTATCTGTTTATTATCTGGCACTAGTAATTTTATGAGTTTAAGATGTAGCTATCTGAGGAAGGAGCATAATCTTTGCTTGTTACAAGGAGcccagtacttttttttttttttttttttttaaacagaaagCTTTCTGTAATTGGtctttttaattgttatatgaaaaaaaatgttagatgAATAAGTAAAAAATGTGGGGGTACTTCATATTTAGATTTATTGACTCCTTTCcagcaaaaaatgaaaaaaaaaaaaaaaaaaaaaaaagatttattgaCTCCTTTGTCTCTATCTGTTTATTGATATATACTCATAATATAAAGTTTATAGCTCCAAAGACACCTCCTTGGAATCATCTCCTTCCATTTCCATCCGTTGACAGTGATGCACTGCACTATTACAACATGGCTCCAATACGCTTGTTCACAACATGAAAGGAACTCATAAGTGTATTGACAAATAAAAGCCTATCACATTTTACATCTTGATGCAGTTTGGGAAGAAAACTAATACACTATGGGCTAGACAATATTAGGAATGCAAGCATTATAAGGTTGAAGCATCAGAAGTTTGTACTTGAATTAACGTTAAAGGTGCCCTTGGTCTCTGGTTTATTTAGGAGAGTGAAAGTGAATGATGTATGAAACCCACCCAGCTATGCTTCTATGAGGGAGAATGATTTCAGGAAAAGAGTGCATTGATGCTGAATGAGGCTCGTTTATGTTTGGACAATTAAGTCTTATATGATGGAGATGGGGGCATATTGCTTTAACTTTAACCGTTTTCACAGAACATTAGtcttgagaaaattaaaaatcaaaggGATGCTACTTCCCTAGTTCCCTTCATAGTTTAGAGTCATAAAATCTTGGGTTAAGAAATGTGGATCTTCTTTGATTACAAAGAATAATGGTTGCATGACTGTTTTGGATCATATGACTACTTTTGTTTTggtgagagggggggggggggggggggtgtgcgTTAGTAGTGCTATAGTTCTAATGTCTTCATATAAGAATAATGCTAACAACTACAATTTGGGCTACAAGTTGGTTGCCTGTGCTACTCATTTTCATTGGAGATTTTGTGGATGGCATAGGGGCATATATCAGTCCATGCTACGCAGGAGAAGAAGTTTTTTGCTTATAATACATTTGTTTCTATGAAATAAAGCTGTTGCTCGCTTTAGCACCAATTTCCTGTACTTCCAAGTTATTACTAgtgctcttttttcttcttgatagTATAAATTATGTAAGGGATTTTCATTTTATCTCATTTAATTTCAATCACTACCAAATTATTTCCAGGTTGTACTGGTGGCTCAGATATTATGTTGGACTGTACAGTTTATTGGCCATGGGATCTTCGAggtaactaatttttttgtttgcgACATGGTTAATAACCTGTCAGACTGATTATACCTTAAACTCAATCATGTTCTGCAGGGACGAGCACCAGCTCTTTTGGATAACCTTGTTCAAGCCTTTATAATGGCTCCCTTCTTTGTGCTGCTGGAGgtacataattttattttaattagcaGGATTCCTTTACCATTTCAGACTATGCTTTATAACTGGCATTTTAAATTGCTTCAGGCTCTTCAGACCTTCTTTGGTTATGAGCCATACTCAGGTTTTCATGCAACAGTGCAAGCAAAGATAGAAGCTGAAATCAATGAATGGCAAGACCAGAAGCAGAAATTAATTTCTTAGTTTCTGCTGTCTGTCTTCATCAAGATCAGGTTTCACTATAGTTCCAGTGAATATAAATAAGCGAACTATAAATACTCCATGTGTATAATATCCACAATGTGATTTATTAGCATTAGATCAGATTACTTCATGATTTTATCTTTATGGAACAACTTCAGATTTAAGCTGAAGAAAGAATTCAAATTTATAGCTATTTTCTGAACATCCCAACATTTATCAATCTTCCTCCTTAACACCCATAGTATTAAGAAAGCAAGCAAAGTAGCCCCTCTAAAATCATGGtcctttattattttggttttaaatCACATGCGCCAGGTTACTAAAGCCAGATTACTCCTTAGTTTAGTGGATACTACAAGCTTACCCTTTTCCCCCAAAATATAGTGCACTGTTCCATATTTCTCTTCTTTGCACAAGATAGTTAGCAATTTTTTTCTGTTTTAGCTTTCAAACGGATAATAAACTGTCCAGCCCTTGCGTTACAATCTGATGCTAATTGCATGACAGAAGAATAGCTACTAGGGCATCTTAAGAACGTCTGGCTATGGTAAGCTTCAAGCCATGCGCCATTGATAGTATTGTCATCATCCTGTACTTCACTGGATGACCTGGCACCAAACTGAATTTGTAGAACCTACACAAAATGGCCAGTGCCATCTTCATTTGGAGATAAGCAGAGTCCTTCCCAAGGCATATCCTTGGCCCAGCCTGAAGGACACAGAAAACAAGAACCATGAAACACCTCAATGTCCAGCAAATTCCCAAACACAAAACCTTGGTAAATTAAGCTTCAAGTACTTACCTGAAATGCAGTGAACTTGAATGGAGATGCATTTTGGAAGAATCCATCTTTGAGCCACCTCTCAGGTTTGAATGAAGTTGCATCTGGGCCCCAGTTGTATTCCATTCTACCCATTGAGTAGGGAACGTAAGTTACCATGCCTCCTGCTCTTACTTTGGTTCCATCCGGCAAGACATCATCTTTCAAAATGCCCTTGGGGTCCTATAAAcagaaaattttcattcattgAGTATGCTCTTGAAAGGAGCTTAGAGAAGTATAATTTATCTGAAAAGCAGGTCAATCTGCTTCATTCATGCAGCTTTGTCCATTTTGCCCTTGGGGAAGAGCTATGAATTAGACCATTTGGAGTAGCTATAGGTGGACATCAAAATGATTTTTCCTTTGGATTTGCTTCTCTCTCTTCAGCACACTCCAATCATTTTAACATGCAGAAGAGTTACTGAACAGGAGAAGCAATGTCCTATTCAAGTCATCTGTTATGTCAACTATTCTTGTTTTATCGATAAAAGATAGGGAATTTAAACTGATATACTTTCCCCGTAGAAGGTTTCATAGCATGCACCaattgaatggaaaaaaaagagGCCAAACCTGAGGGACTGCTGGGTACAAACGAAGTGTCTCTGTGATCACTGCATGCAAATAATATAACCTCCCCAGAGAATCATAATTCAAGAGGCCTGCAAATTGTGTTACTCTTTGATTGAATGATTCAGAGTCCTCAGTGTCACACTGAACCAATGATACATTCTCTTCTTTTGCTTGttctttttcaagatttttgagcTCCAAGTAAAGCTTCTCAGCTACATCAGCATGGGTCATTATCATGTATGTAGCCCATGAGAGAGTAGTTGCTGTTGTGTCACGGCCAGCAATCACAAAATTCAGGACTACATCTCTGAGATTCTTGTCTGTCGAATTGCTTTCCATGTCTTCACTTAATTCAATAAACCTTGACAATATATCATGCTTTATCTGAAATTTTtatggtgaatttttttttcttaataatgaatttgtacCTTTCAGTAATGCTAGAGAAACAAGCTATAGAAAAAACATAAGTGTTTCTATCATGTTACCATGTTTTTTCTGCCACTCTCTCGAGCTTCTACTATTTCTGCTTTCCTTCTCCGAATAACTGAGTAGGTGAAGTCATCAATGATTTTAATGCACTTATCAAGTAAAGCTTCTCTGCCCACATTCagaaatttctttattttccacagCGGATCAATGAACCGAAGTGTCACAATGATGTTTGCATTGTCAAAAGACTGAGCAAAGTGATTATCTGGTAAATTAGGAGCCAAAGTCCCAATTTCCACGCCAAATCCCACCTTACATATAGAGTCCAAAGTCATCCTCATCAACAAATcctagaaaagaaattttttatacttattaaGACATGGCAGTAGTAAAGAGTGGAGCTTTtgaaaataagaattttaagTCATTCCATTATGTTTTTGCAGTAAGCAGAATTTATTTCCATGGTGCCTTGACTACCCTCTAACTTCTATGATTATCCGGCATTTAGGAATTCAAAGAGGTTTTGAAGTGACCTGCATGTCTACTTCTTGGTTGTGGAAAGAAGCTTCACTTAGAATGGCAGAGAGCTTCAGACTATATTCTCTGAACACTGTAGTGCTGAAATCTCTTAAGTTCTTGGAAGCAAACTCAAAGCTAGCAGTCTTCCTTTGTTTCCTCCAATGCTCACCATCTGCATTGAAAATCCCATCTCCAAGCAGCACTTCCATATACGAATGATACACTTCACCCTTCAGTCAGAATTACACTCACATATAAAAggcataaaaaattaaataagataaaCAGAAAGCATGTAGCCCAAGCTTTGCATTTAACCAGAGACAGTGTTCCATGATGTTGATGCATATTACCTGATAAACCTATATGTGTCTTGAAGTTAACTGCACATGCAGTTTATCGATAAGCATTGCAACAATAACAACCTAGCTCTAGTACCCATTTGGCAGCGCTGTGGGAAGTAGTGCTTAAACGGTAGAGTTTTTGTGATATGGTGCTTTAAATTTGTAGTGTTTTGAATATTTGGCAAATTACAATGAATATTGCTTCAAAGTTCTGGATTTATAAAGGATGAACAATAAATTATAGagttttttcctaaaatttccaaattttcagCTTCAAGTGCTTTGTAGCACAAAAACAGCTTTTTATGGCTCAGTTAAACATAGAGCCAAACAGACTCAAATAGTCACAAAATTGAGGGCAGCTATGAATCTTCAACAAACTAGTTAAAGCAGTGCGGAATATATATCTCCTACCATTCCACAATTGTAAAAGCAAATAACTACATCAATAACAATGACATTTTGAATGAATATCATTGTCCTTTACCTTCGGATAATTGGCAAAGTTGGTCTTAAGGACATGTTCTACATTTGCAGGATCTGCAATGTAAGTATATGTTGTGAATGGCATTGGGACGACGACAGTCTTTGATTCAGACAGGTACTCGACAAGCCAATCGTGCATTCTGTCAAAGTTAATGAGTTGTTCAATTGCTGCCCCCACGAGTGGCCATGTTTTGGGGCCTTTCTTGTACCTTTGACTCAATCTATGGATAAATAtccatgtcaaaatcatgcaagCTATCATCCACAATTCCATGCTTTATCTACTACCTGTGGAAGCAACAAATTAATGATAGATTCTTTTCCTTCTCcaatttcaaatgaaaattgaagGCTAATAAAGAGCATCTATCTATGTTTGACAAAGAGAGCTTAGATGGGATCGTTCTTTATAATGACTTTGACATAGGGAGTGGTTAAAATATGGGTGAGTGGTGTGACTTGTAATTAGCAATGAGATAGCTATACTTTGTCAACAATCTTTTTACACTTTAGGGTGATTGAGGATAAAAAATGTTCCACCCTCTTTGTGCTCTTGACCTAACTTGCCCCAATTGTAAATATTGAATTATGCAGTTGGAGCAAGTGAACAACACAGAAATTTCACATGAATTCAAGTAACAAAAGGGGTCCATGAGACCCATCACGTAGTCAATAAGTTAGctatggtttttaaaaaaatgaaaataaagattAGAGAAAGAGTGTTTCATTAAATTGAGCAGAGACTAAAACTAATTCATATAGAATTCATTCTTGCTGATGCAAGtgcattgatttattattatgataatctaTTAGGGTCTGAAATGTCTTCATCAATCCCAACGGCATTCCTAGTTCCAACCCCATGCACGCGTGCACCGAAGTACTAGGCTCATCATCCAACTTGCTTCTCATTACTCAAGCAATCGTGAACAATATACATATCTAATCAtatacaaaaacacaaatatgttcaataaacaaaaacaatatatatatatatatatatgtaatacgGAAtctgaaaaataattaaataactcaCAAACCACATATGTGAAAAATGAATGATGCACTGACACactgtttaaaaataaaaatgaatatataacaAACACATGCCTAAGCTCAACTTAATATCCAACTCATTATTatataaactcatatattatctctttcattttctACGTGGAACTTAAGAATTTTCACCACTTTAATACCATATTCAAGTAGACTCATTAGAACTCAATTTTTTAATCActccataatatttttctaacaGCCGGGCTAAACTTTTGTCTGTgtgaatcaaattaaaataattccAAGCAATAGTCAAGCAATAAATCATGCAAGTACACACCAATTTCGTGGatggaaaacaaaaatacaagctaaattttatcaatattagaataaaataaatattacaacactCAAATATATGTCCAAAACTTTAGTTCAcaataaattgcaaaaatgcaaaaatattatatttatgaaataatACAATCTTACTATAAAAAACCAGTGGAACCAACAAGGCACCAAGATCTCTCCTATAGatatttcaactttttttttttagtcatagCAC contains these protein-coding regions:
- the LOC126718877 gene encoding cytochrome P450 704B1; this translates as MELWMIACMILTWIFIHRLSQRYKKGPKTWPLVGAAIEQLINFDRMHDWLVEYLSESKTVVVPMPFTTYTYIADPANVEHVLKTNFANYPKGEVYHSYMEVLLGDGIFNADGEHWRKQRKTASFEFASKNLRDFSTTVFREYSLKLSAILSEASFHNQEVDMQDLLMRMTLDSICKVGFGVEIGTLAPNLPDNHFAQSFDNANIIVTLRFIDPLWKIKKFLNVGREALLDKCIKIIDDFTYSVIRRRKAEIVEARESGRKNMIKHDILSRFIELSEDMESNSTDKNLRDVVLNFVIAGRDTTATTLSWATYMIMTHADVAEKLYLELKNLEKEQAKEENVSLVQCDTEDSESFNQRVTQFAGLLNYDSLGRLYYLHAVITETLRLYPAVPQDPKGILKDDVLPDGTKVRAGGMVTYVPYSMGRMEYNWGPDATSFKPERWLKDGFFQNASPFKFTAFQAGPRICLGKDSAYLQMKMALAILCRFYKFSLVPGHPVKYRMMTILSMAHGLKLTIARRS